In Tachyglossus aculeatus isolate mTacAcu1 chromosome 10, mTacAcu1.pri, whole genome shotgun sequence, the following proteins share a genomic window:
- the LOC119932847 gene encoding olfactory receptor 14A16-like — MPKGLLPDVANISTVKEFHLLGFSEAQDLQLVHAALFLLVYLAALMGNLLIVVVTTLDWCLHTPMYLFLRHSSVAEVKDLCYFSVSILQSIHNSLTDRRYISFLDCAAQLYFFTCFASLEIALLMAVSYDRYVAFCHPLCYEVIMDQEACGKIAATSWVSGAPSILVHTVNIFLSPFCDSNVICQFLCDILQLLTLSCSPSIVSELVVIGVSVTLDFGCFLFMRVSYSHNFSTVLRISSVQDRTKDFSTCLPQLAVITIFLSTGFFSHLKPTSDSPSALDLLVPVFYTVVPLALNPFIYSLRNRDMKAALRKFFRGKVF, encoded by the coding sequence atgcctaaaggccTCCTGCCAGATgtggccaacatctccacggtgaaggaattccacctgctgggattctcggaggcccaagacctgcagctggtccatgccgcactttttctcctggtctacctggcggccctgatggggaatctcctcatcgtcgtcgtcaccaccctcgattggtgcctccacacccccatgtacctcttcctcaggcaCTCGTCtgtagcagaggtcaaggacCTCTGCTACTTCTCCGTCTCCATCCtgcaatccatccacaactccttgactgaccgtagatacatttccttcctGGACTGTGCTGCTCAACTCTATTTTTTCACTTGTTTTGCTTCATTGGAGATCGCCCTGCTTATGGcggtgtcctacgaccgctatgttgccttctgccaccccctgtgctacgaggtcatcatggaccaagaggcctgtgggaagatagcAGCCACCTCTTGGGTAAGTGGGGCTCCCTCCATTCTCGTGCATACCGTCAACATCTTTCTCTCGCCTTTTTGTGACTCCAACGTCATCTGCCAGTTTCTCTGCGACATCCTGCAGTTATTGACcctgtcctgttctccctccatcgtGTCGGAGTTGGTCGTGATAGGCGTTAGCGTCACGTTGGATTTCGGCTGCTTCCTGTTCATGAGGGTTTCCTATTCCCACAACTTCTCCACCGTGCTGAGGATCTCATCCGTGCAGGACAGAACCAAagacttctccacctgcctgccccaactCGCTGTGATAACCATATTTTTGTCCACTGGGTTTTTCTCCCATTTAAAGCcgacctcagactccccctcagcgCTGGATCTGCTAGtgcccgtgttctacaccgtggtgcccctggccctgaaccccttcatctacagcctgaggaaccgggacatgaaggccgccttgaggaaaTTCTTTAGGGGGAAAGTgttctga